The segment CATCTGTCAAAACGGGTTCAGCCGGATTTTTGTTTTGAAGATCCAATTGCTGGAGTCGAGCTTTGATTTTCTCAACAAGATTCTGACAATCGCGTGTATGACAAAATTCTTCTACTGTAACTTGTGGATCAGCAGATTGTTGTTGGCGATACTGTTGAATCAGATTTTCGACGTTGGAATCCGACATTGTTTCCACTCGAAAGATATTTCTCCCAATTGAATCAATTCTTGTCCATAATGCAAAGAAAAATGAAACGATTGAAGCAATTTCCACTTAATGGTAGATACGAAAGCTAAACGACGTGCATCAATTTCAACAACTCCCCCATCTCCTTCGCTGTCACGAACAGCCTCCCCTGTTTTTCCGGAATGAACCCTGCCGCGACGGCTTTTACCAGCCAGGTGATGAGTTCATCGTAAAACCCAAAGGCGTTCAACAAACCGATGGGTTTATCGTGCAGTTTGAGTTGCTTCCAGGTAATGATCTCAAAGAGTTCATCCATGGTGCCATAGCCGCCGGGGAGGGCGATGAAGGCATCAGCGAGTTCTGCCATGCGGGCCTTGCGTTCGTGCATGGTGCTGACAATTTCAAGCCGGGTGATGCCATGATGAGCCAGTTCCGCTTCGACCATGGAGCCTGGAATCACGCCGACAATGTCGCCTTGCAGTTCGAGAGCAGCATCCGCAATCACACCCATCAGGCCGATGTTGCCTCCACCATAAACAATGGAGTGCCCCTGCTTGACGATGAGCCTGGCCGCCTGGGCAGCACAGTTGGCGTAGCAGGTTTCCAGCCCGGTTCGGGCTCCGCAAAAGAGTGCAATCCGCATCCTTCCCCCGTTCCTTTGTATTGCTATGCTACGAGTAACTCAAACTGAGCAAATTATCTTGCTCCCCTCTCCCCCTTGGGGAGAGGGGCTGGGGGTGAGGGGTATATTATGTGGCGAAGCCCATCATCTTCCTCTCAATTGAATAGAACACGAAGGGCTTACGCCATGTGTAAAACCCCTCACCCTAGCCCTCTCCCCGAGAGGGAGAGGGAATTCCACTTAGTATGAGTGAGTAACTCCTCTTCCTTGTGATTACACCTATGACTGACATCACCCTTCGTCGTGCCCTGTTGAGCGTAACGGATAAAACCGGGCTGGTATCTCTAGCTCAGGCATTGCACAAACTGGGCGTGGAACTCATCTCCACCGGTGGCACACGCAACACGCTCGCTGAGGCAGGTCTGCCCGTCAAAGACATCAGCGAGGTGACCAAGTTTCCAGAAATGCTGGATGGCCGCGTGAAGACGCTGCATCCCGCAGTGCATGCGGGCATCCTCGCCAAACGTGACAAGGCTGAGCACTTGAAGACGTTGCAGGAACATCAACTGCCCGTCTTCGATCTGATTGTCTGCAACCTCTATGCGTTTGAAGAAACCGTTGCCAAGCCGGGCTGCACCATGGCCCAGGCAATTGACAACATTGATATCGGCGGCCCCACCATGATCCGGGCTGCTGCCAAGAACCACAACGGCGTAGCAGTGCTGACATGCCCCAGTCAATATGCATCGTTTGTGGAAGAAGCCCAGAACAACGCAGGCAAAATCAGCCTGGCAACCCGGCAAAAACTCGCTGCGGATGCCTTCTCCATCATCGCTGATTACGACCTGGCTATTGCCAAGTACTTTGCTGAACAATCGAGCAAGGAAACCTTCCCGGCATCCTTGCGGCTCAGTTGGAAACGCAAAGCGACTCTGAGGTATGGTGAAAACCCGCATCAGCAGGCTGCTTTCTATGTTGAATCCAAACCGAGCCGGGCTTCTGTTTCTACTGCCCAATCGCTGGGTGGCAAGGAACTTTCCTTCAACAATCTGTTCGATCTGGACAGTGCGTTGACTCTCGTTCGCACCTTTGCCGAGCCAGCGGCCGTGGTCATCAAGCACAACAACCCATGCGGTGCTGCCGTAGCTGCCACGCTGGTAGAAGCGTATCGCCGTGCAAACGAGGGCGACCCGATCAGCGCCTTCGGCGGCATCGTCGGGCTGAACCGCGAAGTGGATGCTGCAACCGCTCAGCAAATGACCGAGCCTGGCCGGTTCTTTGAAGCCATCATTGCTCCCGGCTTCAGCGATGAAGCGATGAACATTCTCCGCACCCGGCCCAAGTGGAAGGATAGTGTTCGACTTTTAGCTACCGGCCCGCTCGAGGGAAATGCTTACGGCTTCGATCTGAAAAAGATCGAAGGCGGCTTGCTCGTGCAAAACCTGGACAATGCGGTGCTCGACTGGAGCCAGGTGAAGGTGGTTACCAAGCGTGCACCCACACCCAGCGAACTGGCAGATTTAGCCGTAGGCTGGGCAGTGGTGAAGCAAGTGAAAAGTAATGCCATTGTGCTGGCGAAGGATCGCATGGTGATTGGCGTGGGTGCTGGCCAGATGAGTCGCATTGATTCGGTGCAGATTGCCATCCGCAAAGCTGGGGACAGAAGCCAGGGTTCCGTGCTCGCCTCCGATGCCTTCTTCCCATTCCCCGATAATGTCGAAGCTGCTGCTGCAGCAGGCGTGAAAGCCATTGCCCAGCCAGGCGGCTCCGTCAAGGACCAGGACAGCATCGCCGCCTGCGACAAGCATGGCATCGCCATGGTCTTCACCGCCATGCGGCATTTCAAGCACTAACATATTTAGCCCCCGGCTCTTTAAGCCGGGGGAGGGTTCACGCGAGGTGCGTTACGTCTTTCAAGATGGCGTTATTGCTGGCTGTGATATGCCTTCGTGCACACCCGCCCCACACTAAAGGAAAACGGGGCCAAATGAAACTCGAGCAGTGTAATGGGTGACGCCGGATTCCCGTTCATGTTTTGTGTACTGTTTTTCATTTTCGCAATCTTTGCGAGAAAGATGACGCACTTCATGTTGTTTGGATACCGATTAATCTATACCGAGAAAGATTATCTATATCGTTGGATGAACAAGAACACCGATTTGCTTATTTCGCTAAGCAGACTTACCTGGTTAGCAATCGCCTGCATCAATCTATACATCACGATAATGCTTCTGAACCGTTAAACCGCAATGCCTCTGTGCCATGAAACCAATTGATTGCATCATTCGTCCGATGGTACATAAAAGTGTTTATTTAACTGTACTGCACGTGTGCCATTGCGTGCAGATACTCCTGCTAGCAATGCACAAGTGTGTAAGGGAAGATGGCATCATCATGCCTAAGCACGGCCAAACGATGACATCCGACAAAACTGAATGAAATTTCAATTCCTCTACCTGAATTCAGTGTGGCACCGGGTGTGTCTGGGTGCACTACTGGGTGGGTTGATGGGATTCGGTCTTTGTTACTACGCTTTATACATCCAAAAGCCAAGCAAGGTGTTTTTTTCGATTAGTGTTACAGACAATATTCCAGCCGAGACTGTGAAAGATATTTATCGTCAAGCAGAAATTGAGGCGCGGAGAATATCAGGCGACGATGTACCCATGAAAATCATGATTTTTGGTTTCGTATTTCTTCCGCTCACTGTTATCGCAGTCATCATCATCTGTGGCTTCTGCTGGCCACATGAACGAAAGAAACTTCATTCAGTTTGTCATTTACGCCATCTGCCCGTGTGTCATTGCTTGCAGATACTCCTGCCAGCAATACTCCGTGTGCCATGGCACCGTTAGGATGCATCACTAATTTCTGGAAGTTTTTGCGGAAATGAATTTGATTGACAGCGAGGACAACTGCGCGATGTTGTTCTATCACCTGTCCCTGCACATTTGAAATGAATTGCAGCACGGCATGACGGACAGATAGCACCTTCCAGGATACTCGCAATTCGTTGCTGACATTGCACACACATTTCGTTAACTACCTGCTGTGAAGTTGATGCTTCTCGCTTTTCTACGGGTAGTTCGTTTTTCTCCACAAGCCTGGCTGCTAAAAGTCCAACGACCAAACCTGCTACAGCAAGTACGACAGGAACGGTTAGCCAGAAGATAAAATCGTTCGAATAGTATGCGATCACTAATCCCACAACTAGAAACAGAGACATGAAGCTGCAACCGAGTGCAGTCTGGCTTTGCATATTTGTTGATTGATTCTCGTGATCCATCTCGGGTATTTCTGGAATGTTGCTACCAGTGTAGAGACCATAATCCTTCGAACCATGCTGCATTTCAAGCTAAAAAACCAGCCCTGACAATGTTGCCAGGGCTGGTGATGTACTCTGTTCTTCTGTCGCAGGTTTCCTTACACGATGGCCATGAGTTCCACTTTCATTTCGACCAGGTGAGCGTCCCAGCGATGGTGTGTTTCGACAAAAATCATTTCGTCATCGATATCGAGCACGCGAACCAGGCACATCTTGCCGTTGCGTGAACGCACCCGAACCCATCTACCAATGCTTAATTCTGCAGTGGCTTCGAATCGAGCACGATGAAGCTTGTGCACCTTGGCTGAATTGGGCTGGCCGTAGGCCTGTTGTTCAAAGCGTTTGACAGTCGTGGCGCCAACTGCCATGCCTTCGAGGGCCATACCGAGACCTGGCATACGTGGATGATCCACGCCGACAGTAACGCGAGTCGGGCCGCGTTTGCTGGAAGTAACCGTTGTTCCATCAACAAATCGTTTGACATAATTCACATCGACCACATCTCCGCGCCGTGCCGTTTTCATGACGGGCTCCCGTTCTTGAGTACTGGAAACAACAGCCTGTCTCGTTCGATGCAGGCGGCACACCAGGGTGCTGCGAGTTCATCGCGCTTCAGGCTCAAGCAGATCACGTCTCAAACTGGAGGCAGGAAAAATCCAGCAAGAAATGAACAGACAAAAGGCTCAACAGAAGTGTCGAGTAAAGGCTTAGGAAGGTAATGATACCATATTCTGTTGATCATTACCAGTTCAAAGTCTGACGAACATGTCATTCATTCATGCACAGAGCGTTACAACGCCATTACTTGGCATCGCGGCGGGCTTGCGTTCGTTTGCCACCTGACGAGCTCTGCCCAAACCCCCGGGAATCATTCCCGGTGAACTGGGTGGCTTTGCGCTGGGAGGCTGCTGAGGTCTTTTTTTGACTGGTACGATCGGCTGCGACCGCGTTTTTGATCATCTGAACCTGGGCGGGCCATGAGGCCTTCGCACTTTTCTTCGCGGGCATGGTTGCTTTCTACTCTGAGTAAGTTACTGGTGTTGTGTTATGTTACGGTATTACGGAAGTGCTGACGATGAATACGCAGAATCGCATGAGAATCATGATGTCCAGATGGTTTCCCGTAACCACACCTCGACGGAGTACCGCCGGAGTGTGGCACAGATTCCGAACAGGTACTTCAGCTGGACATTCAGTATGACACTACTGAATCATCTCGACGGAGCGAGATGACGACAAACTGATAAACTAAATCACATCATTGCATTGTCCCTGTTCAAAATGGAGAGAGCGCATCATGATCGAGCCACTCAGTCGCAGTTCGGGCAAGGTGCTGGGTTTCAAGATGTCGGGCAAGCTGCACGATGCCGACTATCAGCATTTTGTACCGACCGTGGATGCCGCGGTTGCAAAGCTTGGCAAAGTCCGCCTGCTGGCGGTGTTTCATGATTTCCAGGGCTGGGACATGCATGCCCTGTGGGACGATATCAAGTTTGCCACCACGCACTGCACGAAGATTGACCGCATCGCCCTGGTGGGGGACAAGAAATGGGAAGAATGGATGGCGAAAGTCTGCAAGCCCTTCACCATGGCCAGCATCCAGTATTTTGATGCAACCAAAGAAGTTGACGCATGGAAGTGGCTGGAAGAAGGGACGTAGATTCTTACTGTTTTGCTCCGAAGCTTCGAAGGAGCGACCTATTCGAGCGCTCCTCCGGAGCTTGACCATTCTTTCCTTGCTCACCAGGCCCTGCCGGGCCTGGCTAATACCGTTCGCTCCTTTGGAGCAAGAGACCGTTTCACACTGACTGTAAAACAAAAACAGCCCGGAGAACTTCCAGGCTGCGTTGTTGTAACTGGTATCGGCTAAGCAGCTTTCCGCAGGCCAGCATGTTTCTCGACAAAGTTGACGCAACTGGCCACCACGCGGCGCTGTTGTTCAAGCGTGAGTTCCGGGAACATGGGCAGGGCCAGCACTTCCTGGCAGGCCTTCTCGGTCACGGGTAGGTCACCCGTCTGGTAGCCCAGGTAAGCGAAGACTTTCTGCTGATGCAGTGGCAGCGGATAGTAGATTTCGGTGCCGATGCTGTCATCAGCCAGGTGTTTGCGGAGAGCATCGCGCTGTCCATCGGGAACGCGTACCACGTACTGATTGAAGCAGTGCTTGCCAAACGTCTTCACCGTAGGACGGACGAAATACTGATCGAGTTTATGCTCAGCAAGCATGCTGTCGTACCGGCTGGCAATCGCAGAACGGGCATTGTTCCACAGATCAACATAAGGCAGCTTCACTCGGAGCATGGCAGCCTGGATCGCATCGAGCCTGCTGTTCCAGCCCATCTCTTCGTGATAGTACCGTTGATACATGCCGTGGTTACGCAGGCAGACCAGCTTGCGGGCCCATTCACGGTCGTTGGTGACGATCATGCCACCGTCGCCGTAAGCGCCCAGGTTCTTGGTCGGGTAGAAGCTGAAGCAGGCCATCGCGCCAAGTGTGCCACAGCGTTTGCCCTGGTATTCGGAACCAGTCGACTGGGCAGCATCTTCAATGACATGCAGGTTGTGTTCATCTGCTAATCGCCAGATCGGTTCCATGTCAGCACATTGGCCATACAGGTGCACCGGCATGATGGCCTTGGTACGTGGCGTGATCTTGGCTGCGATCTTGCTCGTATCGATATTGAACGTATCGGGTTCGATATCAACGAAGACGGGCGTGGCACCCAGCCGGGCGACGCAACTGGCCGTCGCGAAGAAGGTGAATGCGGTCGTAATAACTTCATCGCCTGGGCCAATATCGAGGCATTTCAGTGCCAGGGAGATGGCATCGGTACCGGAGGCGCAGGCGACGGCAGCGGATGCACCACAATACCCGGCAAATTCCTTTTCCAGTGCTTCCACTTCCTTGCCACCGATGGCACAGCCGGAATCGAGCACGCGTCGGCATGCTTCTTCCAGGTGAACTTTCAGCCCTTTGTATTGCAGTTTCGCGTCAAACAACGGAACAGGCTGCAGTGGTGTCGGAAACTTGAGCGTAGACATGAGCAGACTCCCTCCCTCAAGCGTGGGGACATTCCCTGTCCCATAGCATTTGGCACCATAAGGTGAAGCGTGTATTCTGTCAAGAGAAAAGCCATTAGCTGTCAGCTATCAGCTTACAGATATCAGCCATGCGGGAAAAACTATGCAATTTGCTTTGCATCGTTCAATAATTAAGGGTGGAGTCGAGCATAGCTACACTTCCGCTTGTGCCTTATTAGCTGATAGCTGACAGCTGATAGCTTAATACTGACTACTCCAAGGTTTCCCCGTGAACACCAAGACTAAAATCTGTGGCCTCACCACCCCCGCCTGCGTTGAGGCCTGCCTGGCTGTCGGCGTCGATGCCATCGGGCTCAATTTTTATCCCCCTTCCCCTCGCTCAGTCACCCTGGAGCAGGGGGCCAGGCTGCGGTTGATGATTCCCTCCACCATTCAAGTAGTAGGTGTTTTCGTTCGACCAGATCAAGCCTGGTTGCAATCGGTGATGGCTGCCATCCCGCTCGATGTCGTGCAACTGCATGGCACCGATGCAATGTACTGGAAGACGTTCTCCCCCATTGCCATTCCTCTCTGGCTGGCGTGTGGCATCAAAAGCACGGATGATCTCGCCGAGGTACAGCAACAACTATCTGATTGCCAAGCTGCGGGGGGTAAGGTAACAGCCTTGCTGCTCGATGCCAAGGTGGATGGACAGCATGGCGGGACCGGCCAGACCGCACCCTGGTCGCTCGTTAAGCAGGTTCGATGTCCAGTTCCTTTGGTGCTGGCGGGCGGTCTGACACCTGACAATGTTGCTGAAGCAGTGCAAGAGGTGCAACCCGCCTGGGTCGATACCGCCAGCGGAGTAGAAAACCAGCCCGGCATCAAGGATGCAGACAAGGTGCGTAGGTTCGTGCAAGCCGTGCGTGATAATATTTAGCCCTCATCCCTTCAGGTCGGGGGCGGGTGCGTGCGGTCGAGAAATACGCATTGCGAAGGAAAAATACCGTGGTCACGATCAC is part of the Planctomycetia bacterium genome and harbors:
- a CDS encoding TIGR00730 family Rossman fold protein; protein product: MRIALFCGARTGLETCYANCAAQAARLIVKQGHSIVYGGGNIGLMGVIADAALELQGDIVGVIPGSMVEAELAHHGITRLEIVSTMHERKARMAELADAFIALPGGYGTMDELFEIITWKQLKLHDKPIGLLNAFGFYDELITWLVKAVAAGFIPEKQGRLFVTAKEMGELLKLMHVV
- a CDS encoding phosphoribosylanthranilate isomerase, encoding MNTKTKICGLTTPACVEACLAVGVDAIGLNFYPPSPRSVTLEQGARLRLMIPSTIQVVGVFVRPDQAWLQSVMAAIPLDVVQLHGTDAMYWKTFSPIAIPLWLACGIKSTDDLAEVQQQLSDCQAAGGKVTALLLDAKVDGQHGGTGQTAPWSLVKQVRCPVPLVLAGGLTPDNVAEAVQEVQPAWVDTASGVENQPGIKDADKVRRFVQAVRDNI
- a CDS encoding FKBP-type peptidyl-prolyl cis-trans isomerase, coding for MKTARRGDVVDVNYVKRFVDGTTVTSSKRGPTRVTVGVDHPRMPGLGMALEGMAVGATTVKRFEQQAYGQPNSAKVHKLHRARFEATAELSIGRWVRVRSRNGKMCLVRVLDIDDEMIFVETHHRWDAHLVEMKVELMAIV
- a CDS encoding DegT/DnrJ/EryC1/StrS family aminotransferase; this translates as MSTLKFPTPLQPVPLFDAKLQYKGLKVHLEEACRRVLDSGCAIGGKEVEALEKEFAGYCGASAAVACASGTDAISLALKCLDIGPGDEVITTAFTFFATASCVARLGATPVFVDIEPDTFNIDTSKIAAKITPRTKAIMPVHLYGQCADMEPIWRLADEHNLHVIEDAAQSTGSEYQGKRCGTLGAMACFSFYPTKNLGAYGDGGMIVTNDREWARKLVCLRNHGMYQRYYHEEMGWNSRLDAIQAAMLRVKLPYVDLWNNARSAIASRYDSMLAEHKLDQYFVRPTVKTFGKHCFNQYVVRVPDGQRDALRKHLADDSIGTEIYYPLPLHQQKVFAYLGYQTGDLPVTEKACQEVLALPMFPELTLEQQRRVVASCVNFVEKHAGLRKAA
- the purH gene encoding bifunctional phosphoribosylaminoimidazolecarboxamide formyltransferase/IMP cyclohydrolase produces the protein MTDITLRRALLSVTDKTGLVSLAQALHKLGVELISTGGTRNTLAEAGLPVKDISEVTKFPEMLDGRVKTLHPAVHAGILAKRDKAEHLKTLQEHQLPVFDLIVCNLYAFEETVAKPGCTMAQAIDNIDIGGPTMIRAAAKNHNGVAVLTCPSQYASFVEEAQNNAGKISLATRQKLAADAFSIIADYDLAIAKYFAEQSSKETFPASLRLSWKRKATLRYGENPHQQAAFYVESKPSRASVSTAQSLGGKELSFNNLFDLDSALTLVRTFAEPAAVVIKHNNPCGAAVAATLVEAYRRANEGDPISAFGGIVGLNREVDAATAQQMTEPGRFFEAIIAPGFSDEAMNILRTRPKWKDSVRLLATGPLEGNAYGFDLKKIEGGLLVQNLDNAVLDWSQVKVVTKRAPTPSELADLAVGWAVVKQVKSNAIVLAKDRMVIGVGAGQMSRIDSVQIAIRKAGDRSQGSVLASDAFFPFPDNVEAAAAAGVKAIAQPGGSVKDQDSIAACDKHGIAMVFTAMRHFKH
- a CDS encoding STAS/SEC14 domain-containing protein, with the protein product MIEPLSRSSGKVLGFKMSGKLHDADYQHFVPTVDAAVAKLGKVRLLAVFHDFQGWDMHALWDDIKFATTHCTKIDRIALVGDKKWEEWMAKVCKPFTMASIQYFDATKEVDAWKWLEEGT